The window AAAAAATGGCCAATATTATTTAAATACGTAAAGCTAGAATCTGATCGATAAAGTACGTTAGTTAAATTGAGATTAGAAACATTATCAAATAGGTGATAATCGCTGGATTTAATATAGCACACCATACCTGGGCATAAGGTATAAGGTCGCCCATTAAGAACATGCAGGCCAATACCTTGGGTCACCAAAAAAATCTCGCTAAAATCATGTGTATGCTCAGGGAAAATAGGCTGAGGCGCTCTCGGTTCTACTGCAATGTGTTGTTGTGGTGTGATAAAAAAATCTTCGCTATAGAGTTTCATGAAAGATCTCCCGATATGCACGCCCCATTGATAAAACTGACCACCAAGTTTATGTCTTGATAATCAATTTATCGTAAATACCCTTATCTCCTCATTCTAGTGATCTCATTTAAAATCACCTTGAAATTTCAGCCACGTCTTTGCCAACGGCGGGTAAAATAATCAAGAGTTGCCCGAGTAAATGTGCAAAATGTGACCTTGTAAGCACAAAGTTCATCTCCCCCAAAATCATCATTTCGCAAATCAACGCTTTATTTATAACAACATTTATAACAACATAAAGTGATTATTTACAGCGTAAATAACCATAGATATGACGACACGTCTAAATTATCAATCAGATAGTTTTCGATAATAGGGCAAATAATTGCCTCTCTATCAATAAAAAAAGATCCCTTAAACCGAAGAGTAACGAAAAGTTTAAGGGATAAATGCGCAAGTCTAATTAGAAGTATAAGAAGTAAAAAGTCACTACAAGGTTAACTATCGCGGCAACAGCCATTGGAATTGCCGTTCGTTTGACTATTTGGAATGGTGACACCCCTGCAATACCTGCAATTGCAACAATCGCAGCAGTTATCGGTGAAACGGTACGCCCAAAACTGGTCATGATTTGCATCGGCAAAATGAGCGTCACCACATCCACTTTAAGAAAAGCGGCAATTTTCGGTGTCAATGCAGCAAAAGAGAAAAATGCCGCATTCCCTGACCCCATCAAAAATGCCGCGAGTGCAAGAATGGCACTCATAACAATAATCATCGCACCGATACCAAAACCAGCATCTTGGGCAGCACTAATTAACGTATCCACCGCACCACTTTTTAGTAATCCATTAGCGAAAAACTCCCCTGAAACAATCAAAGAAACGACTAAAACAAACTGTTTCCCCATGCCTTCAAAGAACAACATAAAGCTATCCATCACAGCTTTTGCATTACGTAAGCGGACATATTCAAAAATCAACGCAATGACAGTACTAATAATCATCGCCGTGGTGACTTCCAACTTGATATATGGGTGCAATAATGGGCTAAAACCGATAATCAAGATTAATGGAATAACTGGTAATAATGCATAAGACAATGGAACTTTATTACCGCCATCTTCTTTAATGGTATCAATTTTGCTCAAATCGAAAACAAACCCTTCACGCTTATCCCACCAGCGCTGGACAAAGAAATGTGTGATTGCCACTGCAATAATAATAGGGATTGTCACGGGTAATTGGTGTTGAACAAAGTAAACAGCAGGTTCAATATCTGCTGTTTTCGCCGCCATAATGACATTACCAGAGCCTGGTCCATGATCGATAAACTGGCAGCAACCGATAACCGCTAGTGCAGAGAGTGGGCTGATACCTGAACGAATTAATATTGGATACATCGTCACCATTAATAACATCCCCAGCCCGGCATGACTTGGAATGAAAATAACGAGGACTTGCGTCACCAAAAATGAAATCACTAATAATAAATAAGGTGACTTAATGGTCTTTAGCGGTTTTTCAAAAATAGCGAATAATGCACGACTGGCTCCCACATGCTCCATATAACGGGAAAATCCAGCAATCGCCATTAATGTTAACCCTAATCCAGCCAATCGAGAGCTCATGATATCAGTGAAAATTTGGAAGATATCAAAGTACTTAAAATGTGTGGTTTTGTTTTCTGGTAACAGTGAATTAAGATCTAAAGATGCAGTTAGGAGTAATAAAAGCAAGCCCCCTAACAATAAGACTGGCTGAGGTTTATAACCTCGAGCCAGCAGGTAAATAACCAGCGCTGTAACTAGCCCGGCAATAATTAAACCTGTCATAGAAAAATTCCCCAGTATTGGTGCCGCTTTATGGTTATTGGTTTAATGTTGAAAATGCTTGTGTAATATCCGCTATCAAATCATCCACAGACTCCAAGCCAATATGTAAACGAACAAAAGGACCATGACCTTCGCGCCAATCTGATGCCGTTCTTGCACCGACGACGTTAGCGGGGAGTGCGAGACTCTCAAATCCACCCCACGACGCGCCGATACCAAACAGGGCTAAAGCATCAATAAAGTTTTCTGCTTGCTTCGCGGTATATTGTTTTTTGAATTCAATGGTTAATAACCCGTTACTTCCTTTGCAGTCACGTTTCCATAAGTCATGACGAGGGTGAGATGGCAATTCAGGGAACCAAACTTTTTCCACTTCATGGCGAGTTTCCAGCCACTGCGCAATCGTCAGAGCGGCTTTGCCATGTGCAGCTAATCGCTGCCCTAAAGTACGCATCCCACGTAAAACTAAGGCTGCATCATCAGGGCTACTGGCTTGTCCTAATGCTTCTGGTAAGGCCCCAATTTGTTTCCACGCTTTTTCTGTGGCGACCATAATGCCCATCATCACATCGGAGTGCCCACAAAGGTATTTTGTTGCGGCAATCACCGAAACATCTGCCCCCAACTCCAACGGGTTATATAGCCATGCTGAGCCCCACGTATTATCAACACCGACAGGAATATTTTTTTCATGGGCAATACGGCATATTTCGGGTAAATCTAACATTTCATAAAGAAGTGACCCCGGAGACTCAACAAAAATAAGTTGTGTATTGCTTTGAATTTTTTGTTCAAAATCTGAGCCATCTGTTTTAAAGAAACTGAAAGCAATGTTATTTGGTTTTAAAAAAGCATCGGCTATTTTACGAACGGGTTCATAAACAGAATCTGCAAACAACACATGACCAGCGCTGTGTGCATACCCCATGATAGTGACTGCAATTGCGGCTAAGCCCGTAGGAAACAATTGCGCTCTATAGCCCCCTTCTAATTCCGTCACAAGACTTTCAAGTGCAAAGGCGGTTTCTGTACCTCGCGCACCGTAACTTAAAACACGTTCCGTTGCGCGACGATCGCGAACATCCCGCCAACTTTTAATGGAGTCAAAAATGATCGTACTTGCACGCATGACTGGTGGATTGATTGGACCTGATGTTGTAATAGATTGTCGTCCACTATGTATTAATTTTGTATATTTATTTAATGTCATTATGTATTACTCCAAATATAGGAATAGATTCCCTGATAATTAAAAGGATGGTTATTTATTTTTTAAACTTTGAATTCATATTATGTATAGCAAATTAGTTTTCTTTTAAAACATGACTTATATAAAAAGATGATCTTCATCATATAAATGAGCATTAATTAAATTAATGAAAACTTAAGAGAAAATTAAGAATTAAAAACGATAAAGAACAAATAACAAAATGACATTTAACTTATTGATTTTATACACAAAAATAAACATATAAATAAATCTTTAATTAACATTAGTCTTATTAAGGTGTTTATTTATATTTTTTATTGCATAAATAATAAAACTCTCTAACAAATAATTGCCTTTTAATTTTCAATATTATTCTTACAGGGGAATATTATGGGTACCAGTGTTTTTGATTCTGTATTATTAAAAAATTTATGGTCCACTGAAGAAATGCGCGCCATTTTTTCTGATAAAGTGAGAATGCAAAATTGGCTTGATTACGAAGCTGCATTAGCAATTGAACAAGCTGAATTAGGGTTGATCCCAAAGCAAGCCGCCGAGGTTATTGCTGATACCGCAAAACTTGAAAAGTTAGATATGGATTTCATCTTAGAACAGGTACGTTTAACCCGTCACCCACTTGTTCCAACCATCCGTGGTTTAGAGCATGCTTGCCCTGAACATTTTGGTGAATACGTTCACTTTGGCCCCACAACACAGGATGTTATGGACACCGGCTTAGTCCTTCAACTTAAAGAAGCTCATAAAGTTTTTTTACGTGATATCAAAATATTAGGACGTTCTTTATTGTCTTTAAGTGAGAAGCATCGCAATACACCAATGGCTGGACGTACCTTAGCCTTACAAGCCCTGCCAATCACTTTTGGCCATAAAACCGCAATTTGGTTAACGGAATTAGCACGCCATTATCAGAGATTAAAAGAAATCGAACCGCGTTTATTCGTTGGTAGCGTTGTTGGCGCCGTTGGAACTAAAGCCTCACTGAGTGACAAAGCGGATGAACTAGAAGTTCGAGTATTAAATCGGCTCGGTTTAGGCACACCAGAAATTTCTTGGCAGCCAGCTCGTGACCGATTTAGTGAATATGGCATGCTGATCGGTTTAATTAGCGGCACATTAGGGAAAATTGCTAATGAAATTTTATTATTGGCTCATAATGAAATTGATGAACTTTCAGAGCCTTTTGGTAAAGGTCAAGTTGGGTCCTCAACCATGCCACACAAGCGTAACCCTGCAATTGTAGAAAATGCAGCATGTGTCAGTAATACATTGAAAGCTAACCTTTCTGTGCTTACCGACATGATGAAACACCAACACGAAAGAGATGGTGCAATTTGGAAGATGGAATGGAAAGTGATGCCCGAGATGTGCCTGATGCTTTCAGTTATCTTTGACAACATGAAAACAGTATTAGGGGGATTAAACGTACATGTCGATAAAATGCGCCAAAATTTAGATATTTTAGGTGGGTTTATGTTAGCAGAGCGTGTCATGTTTGCTCTGTCAGACAAAGCTGGTAAACAAACTGCACATGAAATTGTTTATGAGGCTTCGATGTCGGGTCAAGAAGAAGGTATCACCTTTATTGAAGCGATTAACCGCGACACCCGTATTCGTGACCATATCACACAAGAAGAGCTCAATGCCTTATTAGACCCAACTACATATGTGGGTAATGCCCCTGAACAAGTCACTCGAGTAATAGAACAAACTAAAGCATCAGGTTGGCTTAACGACTAATTCATTTTAGCGAAGTTTAAATCTCTACTCTCTTAAAGCCAGTCAAGTGCTGGCTTTTTCATTACATTCATCAGAGGTATCTATGACATTAAGTCAACAACTAAGCCAATTTATCACACACCTATCATTTTCTGATATCCCTCCACAAATTGTTGAACGCGCTAAATATCACTTACTCGATACATTGGGCGTGGCACTTGCTGGGAGTCTCCAACAAAGCGCGACACAATGTCGTCAGGGGATCACTTGTTTACCGGATCATCAAGGTACTATTCCAATTTGGGGAAGCAACCAAACCGTTTCTACGACTGCCGCGGCTTTAGCAAATGGCATTTCAGCACATGCATTAGATTTCGATGATACACATACTGACTCCATCACTCACGGTAGTGCCGTACTTACCCCTATAGCCTTTGCACTCGGTGAACATTTACAAGCGACAACAAAAGACATCCTTATTGCATGGATAATTGGCTGGGAAGTCGCCGCTAGAGTGGGATTAGCGAGCCACAGTGGATTTCATCAACGCGGTTTCCACTCTACAGCGATAGCCGGTATTTTTGGCGCGACCGCTTGTGCATCTTCATTACTCAAATTAACTCAAGAACAAACCGTTCATGCGATTGGGCTAACAGGAAGCCAAACCAGTGGTGTTGCCGAATACCTAACCAATAGTTCGTCAGCAAAATGTTTTCATGCGGGCTGGGCTGCTCAATCAGGCATTATCGCGGCTTGTTTAGCTAAAGGTGGAATGACAGGACCAGAAACGATTTTTGAAGGCCGCTATAGTTTGTACCAAACACACGGTATCCGTGAAAATGCGTCCCCCGAACAAGTCGCTCAAGACTTGGGCAGTGTCTGGGAGTTTATGAACGTTTCCATTAAGCCCTACCCTGTTTGCCATTTTGCCCATGCTACCGTAGATTGTGGGAGACGATTATTACGACAAGGTATAACCCTAGAACAAATCGCCAAAGTGGAATGTGTCATTGACCCAGTTGCCGCAGCCTTGATTTGCGAACCACCGGAACAAAAATGGGCTCCTCAGAGTGCCTATGCGGCAAAATTTAGCCTCCCATGGCTGTTTGCCGCAGGTTTTATCGAAGACAAATTAACATTAAGTTTGCTCTCACCCGAAAATTTACAACGGACAGATATCCAAAACCTCGCTAAGAAAGTGAGTTACCGTTATCCCACTAAAAATGAAATTCCTTTTCCTACCTATTTTCCTGGCTTAATTTTTGTCACATTAACCAATGGTAAGACGCTAACGGAACGATTAGATATTCAATACGGTAACCCGAAAAATCCAATGTCATTGGAGGATATTGAACGTAAATTTTATGACAATGCGGGATTGATAATGGGAGATGCACAAGCGACACAGCTTGCGAAAAACGTATTGTCGTTTGAAACAAAAAACATAAAAGATATCACACAGTTATTACGTGTCGCTCTTTGATAAACGCGACTCGCGAATAGAAGCCCATACTAAACGGGCTTCTATTTTCCTTTCCCTGTATTATTCATTCAACTGAGCTATGATTTGCTGCAAATGCGCAATAGCAACGTCATTTAGTGGCTCTTGTGGGCGGATCGGGTCACCGACATTAAAACCTTGAATGTTTAGAGATGCTTTAATGCACGATGCGAGTGCATATTGCGTGAAAGCTTCATTGATTTGCCACAGTTCTTTTTGTTTTGCTAACGCAGTATCCCAATCTCCTTGTGTCGCCAACTCGTAGAGTTCTACACACTGTTTTGGCAACACACAAGCAGGCCCCGCCATCCATCCCACACCACCCAATTTAATGACTAATAAGGGGATATGAGCTGAAGCACTAAAAATTTTAACCCGCTCACCAAATGTGTTGAGCATCGTTAATAACCGACCTGTATTACTCGATGCATCTTTCACATATTCGATATTGGGAATGTAACTTAATTCATTCAGAAGAGAAATAGATAGCACATCCCCTAATAACCCTGGGTTGGTATAGACCGTCATGGACTTTTCAGGAAAAAATTCGGCTATTGTCTGGAAATAACTCAATTGAGCCTTATCGCTCAAAGGGTACATTTTTTGCGATATCAGCACCATGCCATCAACACCTAACTTAGCATACTGCTCTGCTTGAAAACACGCATCTGACGTTGAAAAACCCGCAACACCCGCTAATACAGGTACTCGCCCTGCGGCTTGATCAACGGTAATGCGGACGACTTCATTACGTAATTCCTGTGACAAATAAGCGTATTCACCTGTACTACCTAACGGACTTAATCCATGAACGCCACTCGAAATAAGGTGTTCAATCAGATGGCGAAGGGATGATTCAAGAACAACTCCCTTGACTTGATCGACAGGTGAAACAAGATAAGGGAAAATACCGTGAAAATGGGTCATAACCATTCCTAATTTTAATTGTTATAAGAGATAACTTCTGTTTGTTCATTTTTTAGAGAGTCAAAAAGAATTTGTGCAGCTTTAGTTGGGCTTTTTGAGTTGAGATACAGGTTATATCTAATTGCCGGAAGTGCTGGTAAACCTTCATCCTCACCAAGTATACGCAAGTCCTCCCCTGAAAGCTCGATTGAACGCGCCATAATGCCTAATCCGGCTCGAACTGCAGCACGTGCACCAGATAATGTTGTTGCCATATAAGCAATTCGCCAAGGTATTTGCTGTTGGTCGAGGTGATTAATCATCATCTCACGATAAGTGCTCGGCTCATCTAACACCACTAATGGCAGCGGTTGATCTAAGTTAAAGCTGAAATGTTTTCCGCAATACCATAGGGAAGGAGAAACACGTAAGACAATTTTAGGGTAGCCAACGTGCTCCTCTGTTGAGATAGCCAAATCGAGTTCATTATCCTCTAACATTGACATAAGAAATGGGCTACGCTTTACAATAATATCCATGATTAAATTTGGATAAGCCCCTGAAAATCTTGCTAATAAGTCAGGCAATATGGTGTTTGCCGTATCATCTGGTGAACCAATTTTCAGAACTCCGTCAATCTCTTCATAAACGAGTGATAAACACGCTTCATCATTAAGGCGAAGAATACGGCGGGCGTAGCTCAACAGTTGAGTGCCAGAATCCGTCAATGCTTTATTTCTGCCCTGCCGTACAAACAGCTCCTTACCAATGAGTGATTCCAACCTTTGCATTTGTTGACTCACCGCAGATTGCGTTCGGCAAACGGATTCTGCGGCAGCAGCAAACGTTGCACCATCGACAACCGCAATAAAGGTACGGAGTAAATCAAGTTCCAAATTAAAAATAGGACGTTTAGCAGCTGGCATTTTAGTTATCTCTTTTCTTAAGGTATGTGGTGTCATCCAATCAAAGTGTTTAATTTACATACTAAGAAAAAAGTTTTAAATAATCTATGTTAAAGCTCAATAGTTTGGTTTTAAATTGGGTTGGTTTAATTCATATATTGATGAATTTACCTTATGGAGAAAGATTTGATGATGATTTCCTTCATATTCATGAGACCTATAACCATAAACTATTGTTGAACCTTATGGACACTGAATGTATCTTGGCTTTAGGCTAGAAAACTCAAATAAATTTAAAGAGTCGCAACTACCAATATAATAGTTGCATAATTAAAAACTAATAAAATTATTCATCAAGATATTTTGTATAATGCCATTTAACTTTCGACAAAATAGGTATTCATACATCTACTTTTAGTAATTCAATTAAAATCTATCCTCTGATATTAACATTTAAAAAAACAGTACTAAATTAAAGTAACTTTCAATGGTAATAGGCATTTAATTTCAGCCATATCTATTCAATATTAAAAACAAGGACAGTGCTATTGGTGTGTAATCCAGAAGTTATCTCACTCGTAGCAGAGAGTCTCGATTGAAATTTTAAGTTTATTGAGGAAGCCGTTGTATTGATTAAGCCTGTATTGCCATATCCTTCTATACTTAATTGTGAGCTCACACCACCTCCCAAGTCAAGGTTAGGCCTAGCGATAGTGAAACGAACAGTGGCTGGATTTGAACAACTTAGCTGTATCATTTTCTCTGCAATATTACCATTTACAGATCTTGAGCTTACCACATGGTGATCAATATCAATATCGCCAACTATTTGGCAAGAATTATTAGTCGGAGGCATTTTGGTACACCCTACTTCTTGCATGGTCATAATATCACTAGCACTGAGAGAATTGAATTTAGTTACCAACCCTGTACAGATCCCTGTTATTTCCGCTCTTGCGTGGATCCTCACATCATCATTACTCCCACTTGCAGGCCTGCTTTTCAGATATTCCGTATAAATTTCTTTCCATGTCATTGGTTTTTCAATAGTCATATACTTACATGAGATGCAGGTGTAACTTCTTCTACCTTCATACCCCCCACCAAGAGCTCCTACAAAAATCCCATAATAACAAAAACGTCCCTGTGGGCAAGTTACCAATACATCATCGTTTGCACTTGCTACCGAAATCCATGATATGCCATATCGTTGCATGTTAGGATAATAGAGCTTTTCTGCAGAAGTAGCATATAGCGCGTCACTATTTACAGAAAAGGAAATAACAAGCAATAGCAAAGCGTATATTTTTTTTTGCATAACAAATTCTCTGATTTTAATTAAAATTAACAAGTAATGTTGCTGATGCGTAAATCGCTCCCCCTTTTAACGCTCTTTTATTTCCAACCTTCGGAGTTAGCGTTAAGTAGGGTTTTTGATTATAAAAAAAATTAATTTTCTCACCGAGTTTTATCGGGGCCCCGTCCGCTTTTAACGCCAAGCCAAGCTCTTTTTCGCTAGTCGCCAATAGATCTGAATCAAATTCAGCTGAAGCGCCATTCAATGAAATGTTTAAAGAAGGGTTACTCGTTGCATTAGAACATTCAAGTATATAAGGTATCGGCATTTCATACATACTTCCATCAACTTTTGTAGCAACAATATCTTTAAAATCAATAATAATTGGTTGATTTGCCCCATCTTGGCTGTATAGATCACATGTTTCCTCAGTTGTTATGACACTCACCTTAATCGTTGCAGTTGCAGCGTAACTAAGTTTCAGTGTCAGGAAACAAATAAGTATTACTTTTACAAATCTGAACCAGAAAATTTTTATAATTGCTGTGTTTTTTTTCATTATAATTTATCTCACTCTTTGCTAAATAAATTTTATTTTTAATATAGGTATTAGATAAAAATTCAAGTATATTTCACCTTAAACTTCAATTCGTTTATTTCATTGTACGTTTGTATACTGAAATTACTCGTACTGTAGAATTAATTTGGCGGCAGCACTGGTAAAACTCCCAGCTTGAATATTATTTGAAGCAGAATTAAGCCGAGGCCTAACTAACAATGATGGAACTGTACCTGTTGTAAAAAATGACGATACTGTACCAAGTGGAAATTTTTTATTGGCTAATTTAAATTCAAACCCAAGATTTTCGTTATTAACTGATTTCAATAGGGTAGGATCAAAATTAGCTCTATCTCCAGTTAATTTTAGCGATAACACTGGACTACCATTTCTACACGTTATTTTAAAAGGAACAGAAAAGTTATAACTCTCATTTTCTATTCCTTTTTTGGTGATATCTTTGAAATCAACTTCAATGGTATCACCACCTTGTAAATTTTTAATATCACATGTTGTCGAGAGCACGATGACTCTCACATTTATTGAAAGTGTGCTCACATCGGAATATGCATTCGTCGATATCAATATTAAAAAAAATAAATGAATATTCCAGCCACAGATTACCTTAAGTCGTCTACCATTCATTATTATTCAAACTCCACTAGGTAATAGAGTGTTGCCGTAAACGATCCCGGAACAAGTGATTGGTTTTCGAGCGCTTCCGGTGTCGCGACAACTGATGCATATAACGGAATGCGCATTGTACCGCTCTCAATCGGTTTTGCTGGCAAGGGACTTCCCATAGGAATATGCCCACGACTTAAGCTGTCATCCGAAATACTAATGACGGCCCCTTTGGCCACACTGCTTGCATCAAACGCCAAATAGCCATCGGGAGTGACACTGACAGCAGTTCCATTGAGCGTGATCTTGACACTATTCGCGAGTGCTGGATCACAGTTTTTTAATGTCAACGTAAAATTTTTGGCGACTGAATGACCGTTCTTATACAGCTGTTTATCCGTGATGGTGCCCATATCGACAAAGACTGGGATCTCTTCATCAATGACGCAGGCCAAATTGAATAAAGTGCCTTCATAATTCACTGTATTCGTGTCATCACACCATGCCGCGCCACTGAAGAGCATCCCGCATAATCCTATTACGCATCCATATTTGAATACCATACAATCTCCTACGGATAATTGAGCGCCAATGTCGCTGATGCAGTAAATTTACCGGCGGTTAAAGCACCCTTCGGGTCTTTCACCGGAACCGAATAAAAGAAAATTTTCTGTTCTCCATTTGAGGGCATCTTTAACGTTAAGGGAGTATTTAACCCTACCGGCTCCCCAGAACCGTCTTTTTGGTATAACCGTATCCCCAAACCGTCTTTATCCGTGAACAACGCTTTCCCATCAAATAAGCTTGGAGTACCACTATAGAGCAACTCAATGGCGGCATTTGTTCCGAGCGTCTCATCACACGACACAGTTAAGGTCCAATCCTGACGAAAGCGCACGCCATCGATCCGCTGGATCCCGACCTCATCAAATCTGACACGAATAGGTGCCCCTTTCCCATCATCGCCATACACATCGCACGGTGGATTTGTGATTAAGTTTCCTTTGATATTGATGTTAACCGATGAATCTCCCCATACGGGAGCACTGAAGAGCCCACATATACTTAATACTCCCCACATCTTCATTATC of the Providencia rettgeri genome contains:
- a CDS encoding MmgE/PrpD family protein — its product is MTLSQQLSQFITHLSFSDIPPQIVERAKYHLLDTLGVALAGSLQQSATQCRQGITCLPDHQGTIPIWGSNQTVSTTAAALANGISAHALDFDDTHTDSITHGSAVLTPIAFALGEHLQATTKDILIAWIIGWEVAARVGLASHSGFHQRGFHSTAIAGIFGATACASSLLKLTQEQTVHAIGLTGSQTSGVAEYLTNSSSAKCFHAGWAAQSGIIAACLAKGGMTGPETIFEGRYSLYQTHGIRENASPEQVAQDLGSVWEFMNVSIKPYPVCHFAHATVDCGRRLLRQGITLEQIAKVECVIDPVAAALICEPPEQKWAPQSAYAAKFSLPWLFAAGFIEDKLTLSLLSPENLQRTDIQNLAKKVSYRYPTKNEIPFPTYFPGLIFVTLTNGKTLTERLDIQYGNPKNPMSLEDIERKFYDNAGLIMGDAQATQLAKNVLSFETKNIKDITQLLRVAL
- a CDS encoding dihydrodipicolinate synthase family protein — encoded protein: MTHFHGIFPYLVSPVDQVKGVVLESSLRHLIEHLISSGVHGLSPLGSTGEYAYLSQELRNEVVRITVDQAAGRVPVLAGVAGFSTSDACFQAEQYAKLGVDGMVLISQKMYPLSDKAQLSYFQTIAEFFPEKSMTVYTNPGLLGDVLSISLLNELSYIPNIEYVKDASSNTGRLLTMLNTFGERVKIFSASAHIPLLVIKLGGVGWMAGPACVLPKQCVELYELATQGDWDTALAKQKELWQINEAFTQYALASCIKASLNIQGFNVGDPIRPQEPLNDVAIAHLQQIIAQLNE
- the dcuC gene encoding C4-dicarboxylate transporter DcuC encodes the protein MTGLIIAGLVTALVIYLLARGYKPQPVLLLGGLLLLLLTASLDLNSLLPENKTTHFKYFDIFQIFTDIMSSRLAGLGLTLMAIAGFSRYMEHVGASRALFAIFEKPLKTIKSPYLLLVISFLVTQVLVIFIPSHAGLGMLLMVTMYPILIRSGISPLSALAVIGCCQFIDHGPGSGNVIMAAKTADIEPAVYFVQHQLPVTIPIIIAVAITHFFVQRWWDKREGFVFDLSKIDTIKEDGGNKVPLSYALLPVIPLILIIGFSPLLHPYIKLEVTTAMIISTVIALIFEYVRLRNAKAVMDSFMLFFEGMGKQFVLVVSLIVSGEFFANGLLKSGAVDTLISAAQDAGFGIGAMIIVMSAILALAAFLMGSGNAAFFSFAALTPKIAAFLKVDVVTLILPMQIMTSFGRTVSPITAAIVAIAGIAGVSPFQIVKRTAIPMAVAAIVNLVVTFYFLYF
- the purB gene encoding adenylosuccinate lyase, whose amino-acid sequence is MGTSVFDSVLLKNLWSTEEMRAIFSDKVRMQNWLDYEAALAIEQAELGLIPKQAAEVIADTAKLEKLDMDFILEQVRLTRHPLVPTIRGLEHACPEHFGEYVHFGPTTQDVMDTGLVLQLKEAHKVFLRDIKILGRSLLSLSEKHRNTPMAGRTLALQALPITFGHKTAIWLTELARHYQRLKEIEPRLFVGSVVGAVGTKASLSDKADELEVRVLNRLGLGTPEISWQPARDRFSEYGMLIGLISGTLGKIANEILLLAHNEIDELSEPFGKGQVGSSTMPHKRNPAIVENAACVSNTLKANLSVLTDMMKHQHERDGAIWKMEWKVMPEMCLMLSVIFDNMKTVLGGLNVHVDKMRQNLDILGGFMLAERVMFALSDKAGKQTAHEIVYEASMSGQEEGITFIEAINRDTRIRDHITQEELNALLDPTTYVGNAPEQVTRVIEQTKASGWLND
- a CDS encoding LysR family transcriptional regulator, encoding MPAAKRPIFNLELDLLRTFIAVVDGATFAAAAESVCRTQSAVSQQMQRLESLIGKELFVRQGRNKALTDSGTQLLSYARRILRLNDEACLSLVYEEIDGVLKIGSPDDTANTILPDLLARFSGAYPNLIMDIIVKRSPFLMSMLEDNELDLAISTEEHVGYPKIVLRVSPSLWYCGKHFSFNLDQPLPLVVLDEPSTYREMMINHLDQQQIPWRIAYMATTLSGARAAVRAGLGIMARSIELSGEDLRILGEDEGLPALPAIRYNLYLNSKSPTKAAQILFDSLKNEQTEVISYNN
- a CDS encoding fimbrial protein codes for the protein MKKNTAIIKIFWFRFVKVILICFLTLKLSYAATATIKVSVITTEETCDLYSQDGANQPIIIDFKDIVATKVDGSMYEMPIPYILECSNATSNPSLNISLNGASAEFDSDLLATSEKELGLALKADGAPIKLGEKINFFYNQKPYLTLTPKVGNKRALKGGAIYASATLLVNFN
- the metC gene encoding cystathionine beta-lyase; translated protein: MTLNKYTKLIHSGRQSITTSGPINPPVMRASTIIFDSIKSWRDVRDRRATERVLSYGARGTETAFALESLVTELEGGYRAQLFPTGLAAIAVTIMGYAHSAGHVLFADSVYEPVRKIADAFLKPNNIAFSFFKTDGSDFEQKIQSNTQLIFVESPGSLLYEMLDLPEICRIAHEKNIPVGVDNTWGSAWLYNPLELGADVSVIAATKYLCGHSDVMMGIMVATEKAWKQIGALPEALGQASSPDDAALVLRGMRTLGQRLAAHGKAALTIAQWLETRHEVEKVWFPELPSHPRHDLWKRDCKGSNGLLTIEFKKQYTAKQAENFIDALALFGIGASWGGFESLALPANVVGARTASDWREGHGPFVRLHIGLESVDDLIADITQAFSTLNQ
- a CDS encoding fimbrial protein translates to MNGRRLKVICGWNIHLFFLILISTNAYSDVSTLSINVRVIVLSTTCDIKNLQGGDTIEVDFKDITKKGIENESYNFSVPFKITCRNGSPVLSLKLTGDRANFDPTLLKSVNNENLGFEFKLANKKFPLGTVSSFFTTGTVPSLLVRPRLNSASNNIQAGSFTSAAAKLILQYE
- a CDS encoding fimbrial protein, with protein sequence MKMWGVLSICGLFSAPVWGDSSVNINIKGNLITNPPCDVYGDDGKGAPIRVRFDEVGIQRIDGVRFRQDWTLTVSCDETLGTNAAIELLYSGTPSLFDGKALFTDKDGLGIRLYQKDGSGEPVGLNTPLTLKMPSNGEQKIFFYSVPVKDPKGALTAGKFTASATLALNYP
- a CDS encoding fimbrial protein — encoded protein: MVFKYGCVIGLCGMLFSGAAWCDDTNTVNYEGTLFNLACVIDEEIPVFVDMGTITDKQLYKNGHSVAKNFTLTLKNCDPALANSVKITLNGTAVSVTPDGYLAFDASSVAKGAVISISDDSLSRGHIPMGSPLPAKPIESGTMRIPLYASVVATPEALENQSLVPGSFTATLYYLVEFE